The stretch of DNA GCGTTCCGAGATTTCTGCCTTCACCGAAGGCATGCGCGGCAAGGTGGTGGTGGCTTCGGCTCGGTCAATCATCGCGCCATTTCTTGCCCGCGAGTTGGGTGACTACGCGCGCGATTTCCCACTGGTGGAGCTGGTGGTGCGCGAAGTCGAGAACGCCGCGATCATCGAGGCGGTGTCTCGCGGCGATGCCGACGTAGGCGTGTTTGCCATGGCCCACAAGCTTGAGCTTGGGGGCGTCGACGTGACGCCGTACCGCCGCGACCGACTGGTCGCCGTGGTGCCCAACACACACGCGCTCAGTGCGCGCGGAACGGTCAGGTTCGAAGATCTGCTGCCTGAAAGGCTGATTCCGGTGGAATCGATGCTGGGTATGTTCCGCGCCGCAGCGAAACGCCTGGACGCCGAGTTCGCCCCACCGTTCCACGTAGTGAGTGCAGGGGTGGCGATCAGCCTGGTACAGGCCGGGCTCGGCGTGACCGTTCTGCCCGAATGCCTGCTAAGCCACGATATGTTCGACCAGGTAACTAGCATTGCCATCGACGAATCATGGGCTGTGCGCACCACCCACATCGCCACGGCCCGTGGGCGTGTTCTGAGCCCGCCTGCCGCCGCGCTGATGAAGCAGTTGCTCGACCGTCCGCGCGGAGAGTCCGCCGGGTTAGGGCAGGGCTGAGCGCCCACGCCCCACTGCGCAACAATGCGCGCCGTTCAGTCCGGGCGCCTCCTCCGCTCACTTCGATCCTACCGAATCGCCGCTTCGGAAAAGGCCAGTTGGCTTGCCTGCTGCACACCACTACGCTTCCAACACGCATCGCAGCAGGGGCTCGCTGCAATGCAGGCAGATGCCAACGCAAACCAATGGAGGCAATACAGTGCAACCGAATTTCCTGAATGAATCGCAGGCCCTGTGGCTGGATACCGTGAACCGTTTCATGGACAACGAGGTCACGGTCGAGTATGTGCGCAAGTGCGACCAGAATCGTGACTATCCCTACGAGGCCTACGACAAGATTGCCAAGCAGGGCTGGCTGGGGCTGCTGTTCAGTGAGGAAGAGGGCGGCGCCGGAGGCGACATCTTCGACTATACGCTGATGGCCGAAGGCCTTGGCAAATTCGGCT from Cupriavidus taiwanensis encodes:
- a CDS encoding LysR family transcriptional regulator; translated protein: MTEFNRLHLIRQVDLFTLRLFLSAVEEQQIGRAASRENIAASTATKRIQDLEDIAGVKLLERGPKGVVPSPAGAVLVRYARQILDSIENLRSEISAFTEGMRGKVVVASARSIIAPFLARELGDYARDFPLVELVVREVENAAIIEAVSRGDADVGVFAMAHKLELGGVDVTPYRRDRLVAVVPNTHALSARGTVRFEDLLPERLIPVESMLGMFRAAAKRLDAEFAPPFHVVSAGVAISLVQAGLGVTVLPECLLSHDMFDQVTSIAIDESWAVRTTHIATARGRVLSPPAAALMKQLLDRPRGESAGLGQG